The following are encoded in a window of Ferribacterium limneticum genomic DNA:
- a CDS encoding alpha-ketoacid dehydrogenase subunit beta, which translates to MARKLSMKMAINEALDQAMQADPTVIVLGEDIVGGAGGNGEMDAWGGVLGVTKGLYAKHGDRLMDAPLSESAYVGAAIGAAACGMRPVAELMFIDFMGVCFDQIFNQAAKFRYMFGGKAETPVVIRAMVGAGFRAAAQHSQMLTPLFTHIPGLKVVCPSNAYDTKGLLLQSIRDNDPVIFCEHKNLYAHECDVPEGPYTIPFGEASISRDGKHCTIVTYGLMVHRALDAATKLAKEGIEVEIVDLRTLSPLDMDTVLDSVTKTGRLVCVDEASPRCNIATDISAQVAMHAFGALKAQIEMVSPPHAPVPFSPTLEDLYIPSADQIASAVRKTMKGAK; encoded by the coding sequence ATGGCAAGAAAACTCAGCATGAAGATGGCTATCAACGAAGCGCTTGACCAAGCCATGCAGGCCGACCCGACAGTGATTGTATTGGGCGAAGACATTGTTGGTGGTGCAGGTGGCAACGGCGAAATGGACGCGTGGGGTGGCGTGCTTGGTGTCACCAAAGGGCTTTACGCCAAGCATGGCGACCGCCTGATGGATGCGCCACTATCGGAAAGCGCCTATGTCGGCGCAGCCATTGGTGCAGCAGCATGTGGCATGCGCCCGGTCGCTGAACTTATGTTCATCGACTTCATGGGTGTCTGTTTTGACCAAATCTTCAACCAGGCCGCCAAGTTCCGTTACATGTTTGGTGGCAAGGCCGAGACGCCTGTCGTCATTCGGGCGATGGTCGGTGCAGGTTTCCGTGCCGCCGCTCAGCACAGCCAGATGTTGACCCCGCTGTTCACACACATCCCGGGTTTGAAAGTTGTTTGTCCGAGCAATGCCTACGACACGAAAGGCTTGCTGCTCCAGTCTATTCGTGACAACGACCCGGTCATTTTTTGTGAGCACAAAAACCTATATGCACACGAGTGTGATGTACCGGAAGGCCCGTACACGATACCGTTTGGTGAAGCCAGTATTTCCCGTGACGGGAAACACTGCACTATCGTCACTTATGGCTTGATGGTACATCGCGCGCTTGATGCGGCAACCAAGCTTGCCAAAGAAGGCATTGAAGTCGAGATCGTTGATTTGCGCACGCTTTCCCCGCTGGACATGGATACCGTCCTTGACAGCGTGACCAAAACAGGTCGCCTCGTGTGTGTCGATGAGGCAAGTCCGCGCTGCAATATTGCGACGGATATCTCGGCACAGGTCGCGATGCATGCCTTTGGCGCACTGAAAGCACAGATCGAAATGGTCTCTCCGCCGCATGCGCCAGTTCCTTTCTCGCCAACACTGGAAGATCTTTACATTCCTAGCGCCGATCAGATTGCCAGTGCGGTACGCAAGACGATGAAGGGGGCGAAATAA
- a CDS encoding sigma-54-dependent Fis family transcriptional regulator — translation MNTQTRHINEVIERTSRHAEGLADDDIITRSWARCVSDHGLDPSRTQPARVLEAARLREHQDQLESFLRVARAGMEQLYKRVSPLGYVLLLTDAQGVAVDCIGNDQWDRDLKRSGLCLGADWQESHSGTSGVGTCIVERVPVTCHQTDHFDATHIGLTCTAAPLFDPTGEFIGVLDISALTSPSEKTSQHLAGHMTTMFAQMVEDANFVRYFSDKWILRLSVDWALVDISGNCMLAFDADGVIVGANSVARKILAAMSADGLFVPIVGHLLSDVFKGGMDQIWEIARSASSTDRAVLSTHRLELFYAAARPPRNQPSRSMRSDLRALESPHIACPALDRLAGSDSQMQRLIDQSKRLVNKKVNILLHGETGTGKEVVARALHDSSTRAGKPFIAVNCASIPESLIESELFGYVAGSFTGGRSKGARGLIQQSDGGTLFLDEIGDMPLLLQTRLLRVLAEQEVMPLGAEKPIPVQLSVVAASHRDLRRLIAEGVFREDLYYRLCGASLLLPPLRLRADKTFVISRVLEQETEQIDHDVQIDDEALELLLNYSWPGNIRQLRNVIRFAVAISDSGHIEAAHLPQELYDDCERDLHEAKPQRAATPLSSVSISSADESFGSNDSSAAETLNAALRKHRWNITAVSHELGICRATVYRQMKRLNIVSPTHQ, via the coding sequence TCGTGGGCGCGCTGCGTCTCCGATCATGGCCTGGATCCCTCCAGGACACAGCCAGCTCGGGTCCTGGAGGCTGCACGCCTTCGCGAACATCAGGATCAGCTTGAGTCGTTCTTGCGGGTTGCTCGTGCTGGAATGGAGCAGCTATATAAAAGAGTTTCTCCTCTTGGCTACGTACTGTTACTGACCGATGCACAAGGAGTTGCTGTTGACTGCATAGGCAACGACCAATGGGATCGTGACCTTAAACGCTCCGGTCTTTGTCTTGGCGCTGACTGGCAGGAGTCGCACTCCGGAACCAGTGGCGTAGGTACCTGCATTGTTGAGCGTGTGCCGGTTACCTGTCATCAGACCGATCATTTCGATGCGACACACATCGGTTTGACCTGCACCGCAGCTCCTCTTTTTGACCCTACAGGTGAGTTTATAGGGGTGCTTGATATTTCTGCACTTACCTCTCCGTCTGAGAAAACCAGCCAGCATCTCGCCGGCCATATGACCACAATGTTTGCCCAGATGGTTGAAGATGCTAATTTTGTTCGCTATTTCAGCGACAAATGGATACTTCGGCTCAGCGTGGACTGGGCTTTGGTCGATATCAGTGGCAATTGCATGCTTGCCTTTGATGCCGACGGCGTTATCGTTGGTGCCAACAGCGTAGCCCGAAAAATTCTCGCGGCCATGTCCGCCGATGGTTTATTTGTCCCGATAGTTGGCCATCTGCTGTCCGATGTCTTCAAGGGGGGCATGGATCAGATATGGGAAATTGCCCGGTCAGCCTCAAGCACAGATCGGGCGGTGCTGAGCACCCACCGTCTCGAACTATTTTATGCGGCCGCAAGGCCTCCTCGTAATCAGCCAAGTCGCAGTATGCGCAGCGATCTGCGCGCTCTGGAAAGCCCGCATATTGCATGCCCGGCCCTTGATCGTCTGGCGGGCAGTGATAGTCAGATGCAGCGTTTGATCGACCAATCCAAGCGACTGGTCAACAAGAAGGTCAATATTCTTTTGCATGGCGAAACAGGTACAGGCAAAGAGGTTGTAGCCCGCGCCCTGCATGATTCGAGTACCCGGGCAGGAAAGCCATTCATTGCAGTAAATTGCGCCTCGATCCCCGAGTCGCTGATCGAAAGCGAGCTGTTCGGCTATGTTGCCGGCAGTTTTACCGGTGGACGCAGTAAAGGGGCGCGAGGTCTGATTCAACAGTCCGATGGGGGTACGCTTTTCCTTGACGAAATCGGCGATATGCCGTTACTGCTACAGACGCGCTTGTTACGGGTATTGGCTGAACAGGAGGTCATGCCGCTCGGCGCCGAAAAACCGATTCCCGTGCAGCTGTCTGTTGTTGCTGCCTCACACCGTGACCTGCGCCGCCTGATTGCTGAAGGTGTTTTTCGCGAGGATTTGTATTATCGGCTGTGCGGCGCATCCCTCCTCCTGCCTCCGCTACGCCTTCGCGCGGACAAGACCTTTGTGATTTCCCGCGTATTGGAGCAAGAGACTGAACAAATAGATCATGATGTTCAAATTGATGACGAAGCGCTTGAGCTCTTACTAAACTATTCTTGGCCAGGAAACATCCGCCAGCTACGTAACGTAATTCGCTTTGCCGTAGCAATTAGTGACAGTGGCCATATCGAAGCCGCCCATTTGCCCCAAGAACTCTACGACGATTGCGAGCGCGATCTCCATGAGGCCAAGCCGCAAAGGGCAGCAACACCACTTTCTTCTGTTTCAATTTCGTCAGCCGACGAGAGTTTTGGTTCCAATGACTCTTCGGCTGCCGAAACACTGAACGCTGCCCTGCGCAAACATCGTTGGAACATTACTGCCGTTTCGCACGAGCTTGGTATTTGTAGAGCAACCGTATATCGACAGATGAAACGGCTAAACATCGTCTCGCCTACTCATCAATAG
- a CDS encoding thiamine pyrophosphate-dependent dehydrogenase E1 component subunit alpha, which translates to MADNNPFPMSREELLAAYRKMRTIREFEERLHIDFGRGDIPGFVHLYAGEEATATGIMFHLGDGDRIASTHRGHGHCIAKGVDVIGMMKEIYGKKGGSCNGKGGSMHIADLSKGMMGANGILGAGAPLICGAALAAKFRGKGEVGVTFTGDGACNQGTFLESMNLAAVWNLPVIFVVENNGYAESTSRDYGTAVESFVDRAAGFGMPGVSVDGTDLFAVYEAAGEMIKRARQGGGPALLECKMVRFYGHFEGDAQTYRAPGELDDIRENHDCIKILATQLKSSGVVSADELMAIDQQVIELIETAVKEAKAAPMPTLADLTSDVYINY; encoded by the coding sequence ATGGCAGACAACAATCCCTTCCCTATGTCGCGCGAAGAGTTGCTCGCCGCCTACAGGAAAATGCGCACGATTCGAGAATTCGAGGAGCGACTGCACATCGACTTCGGTCGTGGTGACATTCCTGGCTTCGTGCATCTTTATGCCGGAGAAGAAGCTACGGCAACCGGAATCATGTTCCATCTGGGCGACGGCGACCGTATCGCAAGTACCCACCGCGGTCACGGCCATTGCATTGCCAAAGGCGTTGACGTTATCGGGATGATGAAAGAGATCTACGGCAAGAAAGGCGGCTCCTGCAACGGCAAGGGCGGCTCAATGCATATCGCCGACCTGAGCAAGGGCATGATGGGAGCCAATGGCATTCTCGGTGCCGGTGCCCCGTTGATCTGTGGTGCGGCTCTTGCCGCCAAATTCCGTGGCAAAGGCGAAGTGGGTGTCACTTTCACCGGCGATGGTGCATGCAACCAGGGTACCTTTCTGGAGAGCATGAACCTCGCAGCAGTGTGGAATCTCCCAGTGATCTTCGTTGTTGAAAACAACGGCTACGCTGAATCAACCTCACGCGACTACGGCACAGCGGTAGAAAGCTTTGTCGATCGTGCTGCTGGTTTCGGCATGCCCGGTGTCAGCGTTGACGGCACCGACCTGTTCGCGGTCTACGAGGCTGCCGGCGAAATGATCAAGCGCGCCCGCCAAGGTGGTGGCCCAGCTCTACTTGAATGCAAGATGGTTCGTTTCTATGGCCACTTTGAAGGTGATGCGCAGACCTACCGCGCTCCTGGCGAGCTTGACGATATTCGCGAAAACCATGACTGCATCAAGATTTTGGCGACACAGCTGAAAAGCTCAGGTGTTGTAAGTGCCGATGAGCTCATGGCAATCGATCAACAAGTGATCGAACTGATCGAAACCGCTGTCAAGGAAGCCAAGGCCGCCCCCATGCCGACTCTCGCCGACCTGACAAGCGACGTCTACATCAATTACTGA
- a CDS encoding lipoyl protein ligase domain-containing protein — MLVAEKQIHFAADKTCAQPSWTQVLCPAEPIDGEIELEWLELALEGKSTAALWVGKQGLVAPMSYKRSTNLPEVCVDSASRGWPVRLRRSGGGVVPQGPGILNLSLAKPCEAPPGELAESVYDELCLVLARALAGLGINAAARAVSGSFCDGRFNLAVISAKDGTCRKIAGTAQYWRHAGGRHAVLAHALLIVDAEPATLTAEANRFETALGSGKSYERNALTSVSKAWREAHPGKKVPTGLSNELRESIVAILTQQYPTGDYDVTT; from the coding sequence ATGTTGGTGGCTGAAAAGCAGATCCACTTCGCTGCTGACAAGACCTGCGCCCAGCCTTCCTGGACGCAGGTCTTGTGTCCGGCCGAGCCGATTGACGGTGAAATTGAACTGGAGTGGCTTGAGCTTGCACTTGAGGGCAAGTCGACTGCGGCGCTTTGGGTAGGTAAGCAAGGCTTGGTTGCGCCGATGTCCTACAAACGCAGTACTAATCTTCCAGAGGTCTGCGTCGACTCTGCCTCACGAGGGTGGCCGGTGAGACTGCGCCGTTCAGGTGGTGGCGTCGTACCACAAGGCCCGGGCATCCTTAACCTGAGTTTGGCCAAACCCTGTGAAGCTCCCCCTGGGGAGCTTGCCGAAAGCGTCTATGACGAACTATGCCTGGTGCTTGCTCGAGCGCTTGCCGGACTAGGCATCAATGCCGCAGCTCGTGCGGTTTCAGGATCTTTCTGTGACGGCCGGTTCAATCTCGCCGTCATTAGCGCCAAGGACGGAACCTGTCGAAAAATTGCTGGTACAGCTCAATACTGGCGTCATGCAGGCGGGCGACATGCTGTGTTGGCCCACGCGCTGCTGATTGTTGACGCAGAACCCGCAACACTTACTGCAGAAGCAAACCGCTTCGAGACAGCGCTCGGTAGCGGAAAAAGCTATGAAAGGAACGCACTGACTAGCGTTTCTAAAGCATGGCGCGAGGCTCACCCAGGAAAGAAGGTCCCAACCGGTCTTTCGAACGAACTAAGAGAATCAATCGTCGCAATACTGACCCAACAATACCCAACAGGAGATTACGATGTTACTACTTGA
- a CDS encoding MTH1187 family thiamine-binding protein, with the protein MLLLEFAMFPTNRGDSVSPFVARSLDIIDNSGLPYQLTPMGTIIEGEWEDVMGVVKACFDAMSTDCERIATNIKIDYRAGSGERLKSKVESVQKKVGRKLST; encoded by the coding sequence ATGTTACTACTTGAATTTGCAATGTTTCCAACGAACCGAGGGGATAGTGTAAGTCCCTTTGTGGCCCGATCGCTGGACATCATCGACAATTCTGGTCTGCCCTATCAATTGACGCCGATGGGCACAATAATTGAAGGTGAATGGGAAGACGTGATGGGTGTAGTCAAGGCCTGCTTTGATGCGATGAGCACGGACTGTGAGCGAATCGCCACCAACATCAAGATCGACTATCGAGCTGGCTCCGGGGAAAGATTGAAGAGCAAGGTCGAGTCTGTACAGAAGAAGGTCGGTAGAAAGCTGTCAACTTAG
- a CDS encoding acetoin dehydrogenase dihydrolipoyllysine-residue acetyltransferase subunit: MAGITPIVMPKWGLSMKEGTVTAWLVEEGTEISVGMPILEVETDKIANAVEAPDPGLLRRRIANEGDLLPVKALLGVLAGDDVSDAEIDAYIANYVTPASADEEEDAGPAYQYIEVDGIRIRYARKGAAEGVPVLFIHGYGGDLDNWLFNIDAVGEKLPVIALDLPGHGQSAVKLPGTSIAELARFVIGFMDAIGNDRAHLVGHSMGGAIATQVSLDAPARVASLTLISSAGFGTEINNGYTDGFAKAPSRRELKPVLELLFADPTLVSRQLVDDVLKYKRLDGVGELLGELGGSLFGEGKQSEQPGLKLGNVTPVLVIWGRDDQIIPVAHASNMPAGATVEIFDATGHMAQMERANDVNRLIIRHVGG; the protein is encoded by the coding sequence ATGGCGGGCATCACTCCGATTGTTATGCCCAAGTGGGGCCTATCGATGAAGGAAGGCACCGTAACGGCATGGCTGGTTGAAGAAGGTACCGAGATTTCCGTTGGCATGCCTATTCTCGAAGTCGAAACCGACAAAATTGCCAACGCAGTCGAGGCTCCCGACCCTGGGCTGCTTCGCCGCCGAATCGCAAATGAGGGCGACCTTTTGCCTGTTAAAGCGCTACTCGGGGTATTGGCTGGCGACGACGTCAGCGATGCTGAAATTGATGCCTACATTGCCAACTATGTCACGCCGGCAAGTGCTGACGAAGAGGAGGATGCCGGTCCGGCATATCAATACATTGAAGTTGATGGCATCCGCATCCGTTACGCACGAAAAGGCGCCGCAGAAGGTGTTCCAGTGCTGTTCATTCATGGCTATGGGGGCGATCTGGACAACTGGCTTTTCAACATCGACGCCGTTGGCGAAAAGCTGCCCGTAATCGCACTCGACCTTCCCGGCCATGGTCAATCTGCGGTCAAACTGCCAGGGACAAGCATTGCCGAGCTAGCCCGCTTCGTTATCGGGTTCATGGATGCCATCGGCAACGATCGGGCGCATCTGGTTGGTCACTCCATGGGCGGGGCAATTGCAACGCAGGTCTCACTTGATGCTCCTGCCCGTGTTGCCTCTTTAACCCTGATTAGCAGTGCCGGCTTTGGCACTGAAATCAATAACGGTTATACGGATGGCTTCGCAAAGGCGCCATCGAGACGTGAACTCAAACCTGTACTGGAACTGCTGTTCGCCGATCCCACCCTTGTCAGCCGGCAGTTGGTTGACGACGTACTTAAATACAAGCGCCTTGATGGTGTCGGCGAGTTACTGGGTGAGCTGGGTGGTTCGCTGTTTGGCGAGGGCAAGCAAAGTGAGCAGCCCGGCCTGAAACTTGGCAACGTTACCCCCGTTCTGGTGATCTGGGGGCGAGATGACCAGATCATTCCAGTGGCTCATGCGTCAAATATGCCCGCTGGTGCTACCGTCGAAATATTTGATGCCACAGGTCACATGGCTCAGATGGAGCGCGCCAATGACGTCAATCGCCTGATCATTCGTCATGTTGGTGGCTGA